The following is a genomic window from Fusarium oxysporum Fo47 chromosome IV, complete sequence.
ACCTGACCGTTCCGTTAACCAGCAAGCCATACTTGCTAAATGTACTTGTGCGGGAGTGAGGCCTCAAGTCTGCAACCCCCTTTCATGATAAACCAAAAACAGACCAATAACCGGTACGCCATCGCCGAAAGAAGTTAGGAGAATTTATGACTCTTCGTTGGAACCTGGGCCGCTGCCTGTTTTTAAGCCGCTAGAGAGACTGATGGCGATCTTCTTGCCTCCAGCGGGAGAGTTGACGTTGAAGCTTTTGCGTCTTTGTGGGCCGCGAGAGTTGCCTGAGATCGCTGTGACAGAaccgctgctgctgcgtcTCTTATTCTGCATCATTTtgctcatctcatcctcgtcttcctcctcttcacgTCGACGCTTCTCTGAAAGTCGCTCAGGTGGTGGGATACCTCCTCCAAGGCTCGAATCAATAGGCGAGTGCACAGCGTCCGATGCGACGTCGCTGTGTTGGCTGTCCGCTTCTGGTGTTGCTTCAGGGTCGGCATTTTCGTCAGTCTCTTCATCGGATGCGTAGTCGACTAGTAGCTTCGAGGTGATTGATCCATTCGTGGATGGTGTCCTTTCTCCCTCTTTACTTGActggtcatcatcatcttcaggaTCAGATGTTGCCCAGTATTCCTCTTGCTCTTGTTCAACAGTGATTTGCTCGGCCATCCTTGTGTTCGCTAGAGGTCTCCTACCCATCTCGTCTTCAGCTTCCAGGAAATAGTCGACGTTAGACGTGTAACCCTGAGTTTGGTCATATCTAAGAAGGATCTCCCGAAATGTCGACATGTAGCTCAATGCTCTAAGCTGTTCTCTATAGTTGACCACGAGATGTTTGATCAGATCTTTgatgttttctttcttgatgaACTCGAAAAATTCCAGTGATGCTGAGCCCAAGAGGTTGTCTCGGGGCACGGTCTCGATAAGAACTTCAAGAATTGGTCCCAAGACCTGCTTCTCCATGAGATGCTTGATGTAAAACTCATCTTGCATTCCGATCAATGACCGGAAGAAACGAATAGCAACTATGGAAAGTTAGCAAAGTCAAACATATCGGGTCAGTATTTCGTACCTAATCTCAAAAATTTCTCAGGGCATGTGAGAAGCTGAGCAATGCGCTTAACGATATCGTGAGACATGACATGTAACTTGACGCGTAAATAGTGACAGCGAATAAAGAATGTTTGGATCTCAATCAGATACGTAAACATCGATGCCTGCTGCACAGTAAAGTTCATGTCCGTTCGCTTCTCCAAGTCCATGAGGGGCTTGAATAGCCTTGGAGCCGACTTGTCGTAGAATTTGTTGAGGAAAGTCTCTTGCTGAGGGTCAAGGGCGACTTGAGGTCTCTGTCTTCCCATAAACTCGCCATTAGCCTTCGCAAGGGCCTCGTTATTTTGCATTTGTTGAGGACCAGGGTCTAATAAGACCCTGAGTGCTTCTGAGATTTGAGACTTGACACCAAGATCAACTTCCACCAGCAGAAGATCAATCAAAGAGTCGGTGAGGAGAGTCTGGTTCTCGTGCAGTTGACGGTACAAAGTCTGACGAATCATTTGGGGATCGTGATCGATGATAGAGATCAGGATGTCAGTTGCCCCAACTCTAACTCCCACGTCATGATGTCTGAGCCCGAAGTGGATGACAGAAAGGAGTCCGTGAGCGATGAAGTTGTTGTATAACGTCTGACGCGCCGGTGGTTGGATATTCTTGGCAATAGCACAACATTGCTGGATGAAGAGCACcgcttccttctttctcttctgatCGCTGTTCGTGGGTCTGAAGATGCCAAACAACTCATTAAGAAAAGCGGCGTTCGCTTGCAGGTGTTGAACAATGTCGACTTGGTTAAAAAAGATAAGAGAATTGAGAACCGAAAAAGTAGGATCGTCGAGTATTCTAGCCAGAACAACATCCTTTAGGTACTGTAGACGGTATGTTTGGTGAATCTTCCTGCGGATTTGCTCCTCCTCGATAGGGACAACTTCTTTATATCGACCTTGATTGCCCAGCCAGTGTCGATGATTAGCCTTGTGACTAGGAAAGTCGGGGTCGTATTCCAGAGCACCAACAACACCTAAAACACATTCGTCCGACACCGCATGCTCTATAATTGAGGTGTCGTTGAGAAGAATGACTGTTTTCATGATGTTGCAAAGCCGGTGCAGGTCTTGAAGACTCTCGAGGTCCTCAGCCATCTCGACCAGGGGGACAATTTTGCCGATGAAGTCCTCAGCCATAATTGCCTTGGCGAGAGCATCACGTCCGTTTGCTGTTGTGCTCATCATCCGCATAGTCTGTTCTATATCTCCGAGATTTCCAAGTTCGGCTGTGGGCAAGTTGATAGCCGGCGGAGCGTCGATAGGGAGATCGTCAGAAAGGCCGTCATCTAGGCATTGGTTATCAGTATCGTAGTCCCTAGGTGATGAGTGGTCTTGCATACCGGCTCCTGGCAGATGGTTGTGAAATGTCTGTTGAACATTGCTCACAAAACGCCTATTAGATGTCAGTACACAAGTTGTATGTTGCTGATTGACAGTACGAACCATATCATGGCGCATCCCTCGGCTTCTTGAAAACTGAGTGCCATGTCAACTCCACTACTAGGTTCCTGCCACACAATCAGTGTATCTGTGAGTTAGGTTAGACACATGACGTCTTTAATGCGCATCTCGGACATGGTGACGTGCCTTGCTGTTTCTGGAATCCATCTTCTTTTTGAATTTTTGTTTCTAGCAGAAGACGGTCGGGATGATCCTCTGATTCAACGATGACGCGCGGTTCTTTGCGACCATCCTCAAGCTGCAGGCGCTACAGTCAGCAACTAATCCCGGGCGCAAAAGTGCATACAAAATGCAGAATTGGAaggacatcaacaacatACAGTCTCAAAGCTCGCGCTGCAGAAGCCGGTGCCTCGATCGAACCAGTCATTGTTGCGGAGTTCGTAGACCTTGACGCGCTTCTTATCGGTGGGCTGATGAGGCACGGGCTGTGCCATCATCAAAGACTCGGGCTCTCCCTCGACAGTGAGGTTCGTATACGCAACCAAATCCGGGGCAAGTTCGAGGTGCTGTTGCAAGGACAGCTCCGATGGTTCGTTGGGACTCAGAATCGTAAGCGCCGCCACGATTCCTTACGGTGCGCGCAGATGGTGCGCGACAGTGGAACGTCAGGATATCCCGATTATGCGAGATGCGCAGCCGGCGCCGCTatcaaaaaaaaaaaaaattgaTACAATAAAAAGCGAGCGACGGTGCTTCAATGCGCCATGCAATAGGAATCTATCGAGATGGGGCGCGGGCGAAAATCGGGCGGGTCGGTGTGCGTTGGACAACTACTGTAGGTTGGCGACACGCCACGGAAGCAATCGGCGGGAAGGAGGGAGCGACGACCGCGGGAAAAGGAAGGCGCGACAAGCGGAAGCGGAAAGCGACTTCGGCGACAGACAGGCAGCCGTACAGAGCCGTGAACTCGGTATGCGGCAGGCGGAATCCGGGGCCAAGAAATTGATTTTGGGTCGGTTTTAACGATAAGGGACCGATATATATCGAGGGACCGTTTGAGGCTGTCGAGAAATGCGGATTGAGGTGGGCAATGCGCGTGACCAGGCTGCCAGATGGTGTTGGGTTTAGGCCTTGGGATCCTCTTCGGGGGGGCGAGGGGAGGGGGCCCTGCCTTACCAATGTCGTCTCAGCCACAGTGAGGCTGGTGGAAAAGGAGCCTATCGTCCAATCAGGTGCGGTATCTGGTGTTGCCACTTTGAAAAAATGACGCGGGTCTGGAGAAGTGAAAAAAAGGAAACAAGTGGTTCTCGTCCAATCAAAGCTTGTTTCTCCAGTTTCTTATCAATTGCGCGACCAGAGACAAAAAGACCC
Proteins encoded in this region:
- a CDS encoding component of IIS longevity pathway SMK-1-domain-containing protein → MMAQPVPHQPTDKKRVKVYELRNNDWFDRGTGFCSASFETLEDGRKEPRVIVESEDHPDRLLLETKIQKEDGFQKQQDTLIVWQEPSSGVDMALSFQEAEGCAMIWRFVSNVQQTFHNHLPGADDGLSDDLPIDAPPAINLPTAELGNLGDIEQTMRMMSTTANGRDALAKAIMAEDFIGKIVPLVEMAEDLESLQDLHRLCNIMKTVILLNDTSIIEHAVSDECVLGVVGALEYDPDFPSHKANHRHWLGNQGRYKEVVPIEEEQIRRKIHQTYRLQYLKDVVLARILDDPTFSVLNSLIFFNQVDIVQHLQANAAFLNELFGIFRPTNSDQKRKKEAVLFIQQCCAIAKNIQPPARQTLYNNFIAHGLLSVIHFGLRHHDVGVRVGATDILISIIDHDPQMIRQTLYRQLHENQTLLTDSLIDLLLVEVDLGVKSQISEALRVLLDPGPQQMQNNEALAKANGEFMGRQRPQVALDPQQETFLNKFYDKSAPRLFKPLMDLEKRTDMNFTVQQASMFTYLIEIQTFFIRCHYLRVKLHVMSHDIVKRIAQLLTCPEKFLRLVAIRFFRSLIGMQDEFYIKHLMEKQVLGPILEVLIETVPRDNLLGSASLEFFEFIKKENIKDLIKHLVVNYREQLRALSYMSTFREILLRYDQTQGYTSNVDYFLEAEDEMGRRPLANTRMAEQITVEQEQEEYWATSDPEDDDDQSSKEGERTPSTNGSITSKLLVDYASDEETDENADPEATPEADSQHSDVASDAVHSPIDSSLGGGIPPPERLSEKRRREEEEDEDEMSKMMQNKRRSSSGSVTAISGNSRGPQRRKSFNVNSPAGGKKIAISLSSGLKTGSGPGSNEES